Proteins encoded in a region of the Vibrio ponticus genome:
- a CDS encoding META domain-containing protein has protein sequence MKLSLKTLLAAVSLPVLMTACASNGDDVKTITEADLQHHNWELVQIDGKAIQVAEGEQAPNLEVGEKMTANGNAGCNTFFGQAELKENQFRIEKMGMTMKMCMGEAMNVESTFSKTLSDWSDMTLTKDSLVLKNDAHTLVFKLNDWKN, from the coding sequence ATGAAGCTTAGTTTAAAAACGTTGCTAGCGGCAGTTTCTCTTCCTGTACTAATGACTGCTTGTGCATCAAACGGTGACGATGTGAAAACTATTACTGAAGCTGATCTACAACACCACAACTGGGAACTTGTTCAAATCGACGGTAAAGCAATTCAAGTTGCAGAAGGCGAACAAGCACCTAACTTAGAAGTTGGCGAAAAGATGACTGCAAACGGCAACGCTGGTTGTAACACTTTCTTTGGTCAAGCAGAGCTTAAAGAAAACCAATTCCGCATCGAAAAAATGGGTATGACCATGAAGATGTGTATGGGTGAAGCGATGAATGTAGAAAGCACATTCTCAAAAACTCTGTCTGATTGGAGCGACATGACGCTAACTAAAGATAGCCTAGTTCTGAAAAACGACGCACACACTCTAGTGTTCAAATTAAATGATTGGAAAAACTAA
- a CDS encoding septation protein A — MKQLLDFIPLVIFFILYKAFDIYFATGALIAATAVQLAVTYALYKKIEKMQLVTFLLVAIFGSMTIALHDDNFIKWKVTIIYTLFALGLIVSHLIGKSAIKSMLGKELSLPDRVWAKLTWAWAFFFSSCALLNLYVAFRLPLDVWVNFKVFGLLVATFIFTLLSGVYIYKQLPKQSDEE; from the coding sequence ATGAAACAACTGCTCGACTTCATCCCTTTAGTCATCTTCTTTATTCTCTACAAAGCTTTCGATATTTATTTCGCAACCGGGGCGCTAATCGCAGCCACTGCCGTTCAACTCGCCGTAACTTACGCTTTGTACAAGAAAATCGAGAAGATGCAGCTAGTGACCTTTTTACTTGTAGCCATCTTCGGTAGCATGACCATCGCTCTCCATGATGATAACTTTATCAAATGGAAAGTGACGATTATTTATACACTCTTCGCGCTAGGCTTAATCGTGAGCCATTTAATCGGCAAGTCAGCGATCAAGAGTATGCTGGGTAAAGAACTCTCATTGCCTGACCGAGTATGGGCTAAACTCACTTGGGCATGGGCTTTTTTCTTCAGTAGTTGCGCACTTCTAAATCTTTATGTTGCATTTCGCTTGCCACTTGATGTCTGGGTCAACTTTAAAGTGTTTGGATTATTGGTTGCTACCTTTATCTTTACCCTTCTCTCTGGGGTCTATATTTATAAACAATTACCCAAACAGAGCGACGAAGAATAA
- a CDS encoding nucleotidyltransferase, giving the protein MILSAIDPKQPFQPDYSQAVSELVTAMRSGLGHTLHSLYVYGSVARKTAVPYRSNLDVIVVVQQSPGTQWSTLLNTIKWRFQKSYPHITEINVKTALVGEVASLESIFSWGFLLRHCAVCVHGENLSECFGDYEPSWEIAKHWNMDLIEWLPVYRNRIARAGDDKELHYVQRLVGKKLLRASYSLVIPKDRGWYDSPVECGKHFLRYYPDMQVEVERLVIMLSSRVLPKRATIGMIDSFGDWLIKQYQKTEFRIG; this is encoded by the coding sequence ATGATTTTATCGGCAATAGATCCTAAACAACCATTTCAACCTGATTATAGCCAAGCTGTCAGCGAACTAGTGACAGCGATGCGCTCTGGTCTCGGTCATACATTGCATAGCCTTTATGTCTATGGCAGTGTCGCGCGAAAAACGGCGGTTCCTTATCGTTCTAATCTTGACGTTATAGTTGTGGTACAGCAAAGTCCGGGTACGCAATGGTCTACTTTGTTAAATACCATTAAGTGGCGATTCCAAAAGAGCTATCCCCACATCACTGAAATTAACGTCAAGACCGCTTTAGTAGGTGAGGTAGCCTCATTAGAGAGCATTTTTTCTTGGGGATTTTTGCTCCGCCATTGTGCCGTTTGCGTGCACGGTGAGAATTTGTCTGAGTGCTTTGGCGACTATGAACCGAGCTGGGAAATTGCCAAGCATTGGAACATGGATTTAATTGAGTGGTTGCCCGTGTATCGCAACCGAATTGCACGCGCTGGTGACGACAAAGAGCTTCATTACGTTCAGAGACTTGTCGGTAAGAAATTATTGCGCGCTAGCTACTCGCTGGTTATACCCAAAGATCGTGGGTGGTACGACTCTCCAGTAGAGTGCGGTAAACACTTTTTGCGTTACTATCCTGACATGCAAGTAGAAGTAGAACGGTTAGTTATTATGCTTTCTTCGCGGGTTTTACCTAAGCGAGCAACAATTGGCATGATTGATTCTTTTGGTGATTGGCTGATTAAGCAGTATCAAAAAACGGAATTTAGGATCGGCTAA
- the ihfA gene encoding integration host factor subunit alpha, with product MALTKADLAENLFEKLGYSKRDAKETVEAFFEEIRKALENGEQVKLSGFGNFDLREKNERPGRNPKTGEDIPISARRVVTFRPGQKLKARVETIKGES from the coding sequence ATGGCGCTCACAAAAGCCGATTTGGCCGAGAACCTGTTTGAAAAGCTTGGATACAGTAAACGCGATGCCAAGGAAACGGTTGAGGCATTTTTTGAAGAGATTCGCAAGGCACTGGAAAACGGTGAGCAAGTGAAGCTCTCAGGATTTGGTAACTTTGACTTACGCGAAAAAAACGAACGCCCTGGTCGCAACCCAAAAACAGGTGAGGATATTCCAATTAGCGCGCGCCGCGTGGTAACTTTCCGCCCTGGGCAAAAATTAAAAGCTCGTGTTGAGACTATTAAAGGCGAAAGTTAA
- the yeiP gene encoding elongation factor P-like protein YeiP, whose product MPKASELKKGFAIVDSNGKTLLIKDIEVTTPGGRGGAKIYKLRCVDLNTGARADERYKSDDVVETVDMFKRAVSFSYVDGDEYIFMDNEDYTQFNFKKADIEDELMFITEEIQGVMVVLVNGSPVAIELPAAVELVIEETDPSIKGASASARTKPARLSTGLTVQVPEYIAQGDRIIVNTAERKYMSRA is encoded by the coding sequence ATGCCTAAGGCAAGTGAGCTAAAGAAAGGTTTTGCAATCGTTGACTCTAACGGCAAAACTCTACTAATCAAAGATATCGAAGTAACTACTCCAGGTGGACGTGGCGGCGCAAAAATTTACAAACTACGCTGTGTTGACCTAAACACTGGCGCTCGTGCAGATGAGCGTTACAAGTCAGATGACGTTGTAGAAACAGTTGATATGTTCAAACGTGCGGTATCTTTCTCTTACGTTGACGGCGACGAGTACATCTTCATGGACAATGAAGACTACACTCAATTCAACTTCAAGAAAGCGGATATCGAAGACGAACTAATGTTCATCACTGAAGAAATCCAAGGTGTGATGGTTGTTCTAGTAAATGGTTCTCCAGTTGCTATCGAACTACCTGCTGCAGTTGAGCTAGTGATTGAAGAAACTGACCCTTCAATCAAAGGTGCATCAGCATCTGCACGTACTAAACCAGCTCGCCTATCAACAGGTCTAACAGTACAAGTTCCTGAATACATCGCTCAAGGCGACCGTATCATCGTGAACACTGCTGAACGTAAATACATGAGCCGTGCGTAA
- a CDS encoding YciI family protein, whose amino-acid sequence MWYVIFSQDVENSLEKRLSVRPEHLARLQTLQDEGRLLTAGPMPAIDSDNPGEAGFTGSTVIAQFDSLEAAQAWADADPYIAAGVYQSVIVKPFKKVF is encoded by the coding sequence ATGTGGTACGTTATTTTTTCACAAGATGTTGAAAACTCGCTTGAGAAACGTTTAAGTGTTCGTCCTGAGCACCTAGCTCGCCTACAGACGTTACAAGATGAAGGTCGCCTATTAACGGCAGGTCCAATGCCTGCTATCGATTCAGACAATCCAGGAGAAGCAGGCTTTACTGGTTCAACTGTTATTGCACAATTTGACTCACTAGAAGCAGCACAAGCATGGGCAGATGCGGACCCATATATTGCTGCTGGCGTATACCAATCAGTGATTGTTAAGCCATTTAAGAAAGTATTTTAA
- a CDS encoding DUF1289 domain-containing protein, whose amino-acid sequence MEQLEFFVVPSPCVGVCSVDEKGYCQGCMRKRDERFNWLSMTPGQQLHVLKLCRQRYRRKMLANAAAEKESNSDVSTPQQDLF is encoded by the coding sequence ATGGAGCAATTAGAGTTTTTTGTTGTGCCGAGCCCTTGCGTAGGGGTTTGCAGTGTGGATGAGAAAGGGTATTGCCAAGGGTGCATGCGCAAGCGCGATGAACGATTTAATTGGTTATCGATGACGCCTGGTCAACAACTGCATGTCCTAAAACTCTGTCGTCAACGTTATCGACGTAAAATGTTAGCTAATGCTGCGGCGGAGAAAGAGTCAAACAGTGACGTTAGTACGCCGCAACAAGATCTGTTCTAA
- the yciA gene encoding acyl-CoA thioester hydrolase YciA, producing the protein MSQEICSPRGQLLLRTLAMPADTNANGDIFGGWIMSQLDLAGGILAKEISGGRIVTVSVSSITFKKPVKVGDVVCCYGECTKIGRTSMSIDLEVWVKPVKEHGLEDRFMVCDATFNYVAIDGNGKPRAINC; encoded by the coding sequence ATGAGTCAGGAAATTTGCTCACCTCGAGGACAACTTCTTCTTCGCACCCTTGCTATGCCAGCAGACACCAACGCCAATGGTGATATTTTCGGTGGCTGGATCATGTCACAGCTTGATTTAGCTGGCGGTATACTTGCCAAAGAAATCTCTGGCGGTCGTATCGTTACCGTTTCGGTCTCAAGCATTACGTTTAAAAAGCCAGTCAAAGTCGGTGACGTTGTATGCTGCTACGGTGAATGCACCAAAATTGGTCGTACTTCTATGAGTATCGATCTGGAAGTGTGGGTTAAACCAGTCAAAGAGCACGGTCTTGAAGATAGATTTATGGTTTGCGATGCGACATTCAACTATGTAGCAATTGATGGTAATGGCAAACCACGTGCAATTAATTGCTAA
- a CDS encoding HI1450 family dsDNA-mimic protein: MTELISYDDAIDTAYDIFLEMAPDNLEAADVILFTAQFEDRGAAELVETGDDWVAHVGFDVDKEVYAEVRVGLVNEENDVLDDVFARLLVSRDPDNKFCHILWKRD; encoded by the coding sequence ATGACTGAACTGATTTCTTACGATGATGCGATCGACACCGCTTATGACATTTTCTTAGAAATGGCACCAGACAACCTAGAAGCGGCTGATGTCATTCTGTTTACTGCGCAATTTGAAGATCGTGGTGCAGCCGAACTGGTTGAAACCGGAGATGATTGGGTAGCTCACGTTGGTTTTGACGTTGACAAAGAAGTGTATGCAGAAGTGCGTGTAGGTCTAGTTAACGAAGAAAACGATGTTCTGGATGATGTTTTTGCGCGCCTATTAGTGAGCCGTGATCCAGACAATAAGTTCTGTCATATTCTATGGAAGCGTGACTAA
- a CDS encoding GspS/AspS pilotin family protein yields the protein MKLRFFTSLFALATLAGCAGNAQQQHLELLASNRASVLAGELPLEAGPLSIMRATAKGTTIEIMMVYNQDQTGAKPIEQVMNRGISYYCSNKDTKANLEAGLSYRLKMRNTRGQLMLDQFISEESCTSN from the coding sequence ATGAAACTGCGCTTTTTCACCAGCCTTTTTGCTCTAGCGACGCTAGCGGGATGTGCCGGTAATGCCCAGCAACAGCACCTAGAACTTCTTGCGAGTAATCGTGCCAGTGTGCTTGCTGGTGAGCTTCCACTGGAAGCAGGACCACTTTCGATTATGCGCGCGACAGCTAAAGGCACGACAATTGAAATCATGATGGTGTATAACCAAGATCAAACCGGTGCCAAGCCGATTGAACAAGTAATGAATCGTGGTATTAGTTACTACTGTTCTAACAAAGACACCAAAGCAAACTTGGAAGCCGGTCTTAGCTACCGCCTGAAAATGCGCAATACCCGTGGACAACTGATGCTTGACCAATTTATCAGTGAAGAAAGTTGCACTTCGAACTAG
- a CDS encoding hybrid sensor histidine kinase/response regulator, with product MLESALHPVFLVLLGAATVVASWTICFIRSFRQSHSGFDQRIGTPYLLYSSSIMMWILSNAFFYSPFVIRADSTLVVSMALFSNLTLFSSFVFACIITQILVTEVISIWAKYLQNGSIFAVSILAIYLNYLPGHTVVDVTVAEIGSFDVHFGQKAGLFFCIILLLVAISVQNIVLYARKARALQQVKSLYMLTGISVFMISSVLVNGAIPLIWHDFSMSWIPPAFAITEMLLIGYALITSRFYSNRYVIYSSLSLVLTSLIIIAPLTLIMSVLSTYDPALIIVISCLFTGLIWRQLSQWINRLCSQIVFGTSQSPDRRIRSLGDEFQNSTSHAFAKIEKALAINPGDLQLVSNLQDEKLYTSQLYKQDSVLIFEELEELVLGEAAVGKMLKKIYFKMKSEQVSLALPIFDQNNRMSHLLLAKNKPCGQMYYFEEVKALQYVLIKAQGYINADRKVHQAQALANSIAHEMRNPLAQAQLHFELLNEKILNQATSEELEVELSKGKSSIERGRQLIDIILREVNHASLEQEPTSEMSIKHAVNMAIDRYAYESSQVRRRISIDIAQDFSVKVNETLFNFVIFNLLRNGIYYFDSHPESQIEIKTLSSKYEHFLIIRDSGPGIPSSLLNRVFDDFFTYNKPGGSGLGLGYCRRVMKSFGGSIQCYSKINQYTEFHLSFPAGAVSPQPLALPEEQPTIEPSASSFSDIPAYNSTKIMVVDDKEIQRQLVKLLLNQLGYEVVLANNGQVAVDMLDQSSVDFIFMDVQMPVMDGFEAARLIKQRHPNLPIYALSGESGQIELAKIRQIMDGRLTKPTTKQALKLAIESGLA from the coding sequence ATGCTTGAATCAGCTCTTCATCCTGTGTTTCTCGTCCTATTGGGAGCAGCTACTGTCGTCGCGAGTTGGACGATCTGCTTTATCCGCTCATTCCGCCAGTCCCACTCTGGCTTTGATCAACGAATTGGCACGCCATATTTACTTTATTCATCGTCGATTATGATGTGGATATTAAGCAATGCGTTTTTTTATTCGCCATTTGTCATCAGAGCCGACAGCACACTGGTTGTCAGTATGGCGCTTTTCTCAAATCTGACTTTGTTTTCCAGTTTTGTATTTGCTTGCATTATTACCCAAATACTCGTCACCGAAGTGATCAGCATTTGGGCAAAATATCTCCAAAACGGGAGCATTTTTGCCGTATCAATCTTGGCCATTTATCTCAATTATCTACCAGGGCATACCGTTGTTGACGTGACAGTGGCGGAGATTGGCAGCTTCGATGTCCATTTTGGTCAAAAGGCAGGACTGTTTTTCTGCATTATCTTGCTACTCGTTGCCATCAGTGTACAAAACATTGTCCTATACGCACGCAAAGCTCGCGCTTTACAGCAGGTAAAATCACTTTACATGCTAACGGGCATCAGTGTTTTTATGATCTCATCTGTATTAGTTAATGGCGCAATACCATTAATCTGGCACGACTTCTCAATGTCTTGGATACCGCCAGCATTCGCTATCACAGAAATGCTTTTAATTGGTTATGCCCTGATTACGTCAAGGTTTTATAGCAACCGCTATGTCATTTACTCTAGCCTCTCCCTTGTTCTCACTAGCCTAATAATCATCGCACCACTCACTCTGATTATGAGTGTATTGTCTACTTACGATCCGGCGTTGATCATCGTAATCAGTTGCCTATTTACTGGACTGATCTGGCGTCAACTATCCCAATGGATTAATCGGCTTTGTAGCCAAATTGTTTTTGGAACCAGCCAATCTCCAGACCGACGTATCCGCTCTCTTGGGGATGAGTTTCAAAATTCGACCAGCCATGCTTTTGCCAAGATCGAGAAAGCACTAGCGATCAATCCAGGGGACTTACAACTCGTATCTAACCTACAAGACGAGAAGCTATACACCTCTCAGCTCTACAAGCAAGACAGTGTACTTATCTTTGAAGAATTGGAGGAATTAGTTCTAGGCGAAGCTGCTGTCGGCAAAATGCTAAAAAAAATCTACTTCAAAATGAAGTCAGAGCAAGTTTCGTTGGCGCTGCCAATCTTCGACCAAAACAACCGCATGAGCCACCTTTTGTTAGCTAAAAACAAGCCCTGTGGACAAATGTACTATTTTGAAGAAGTTAAAGCGCTGCAATACGTATTAATCAAAGCGCAAGGCTATATAAATGCAGATAGAAAAGTACACCAAGCCCAAGCTTTAGCGAATTCAATTGCTCATGAAATGCGTAACCCTTTGGCACAAGCTCAACTGCATTTCGAATTGCTCAATGAGAAAATTCTCAATCAAGCCACCAGCGAAGAACTTGAAGTTGAACTCAGCAAAGGTAAGTCGTCGATTGAGCGAGGACGCCAGTTAATCGATATCATATTACGTGAAGTGAATCACGCATCACTTGAGCAAGAACCCACCAGCGAGATGTCGATTAAGCACGCTGTCAACATGGCAATAGACCGTTACGCCTATGAATCAAGTCAAGTACGTCGTCGAATATCTATCGATATCGCACAAGACTTCTCAGTCAAGGTCAATGAGACTCTATTTAACTTTGTCATTTTTAATTTGCTGCGTAACGGTATCTACTATTTCGATTCTCATCCCGAGTCGCAAATTGAAATCAAAACCCTTTCATCCAAGTACGAACACTTTTTAATCATTAGAGATTCCGGTCCTGGTATCCCGAGCTCGCTGCTTAATCGCGTCTTTGACGATTTTTTCACCTACAACAAGCCTGGTGGTAGCGGTCTTGGTCTGGGCTATTGTCGACGCGTTATGAAGTCATTTGGAGGCTCGATTCAGTGCTACTCCAAAATCAATCAATATACCGAATTTCATCTTTCCTTTCCGGCTGGCGCCGTATCACCTCAGCCACTGGCACTGCCAGAAGAGCAACCGACTATAGAACCTTCTGCGTCAAGCTTTAGCGATATTCCCGCATATAACAGTACTAAAATAATGGTTGTGGATGACAAAGAAATCCAAAGACAACTAGTCAAACTGTTGCTAAATCAACTCGGTTATGAGGTTGTGCTAGCTAACAATGGTCAAGTCGCCGTCGATATGCTGGACCAATCAAGTGTCGACTTCATCTTTATGGATGTGCAAATGCCAGTCATGGATGGATTTGAAGCCGCTAGGCTTATAAAACAACGCCACCCTAATCTGCCGATTTACGCACTTTCTGGCGAGTCAGGGCAGATTGAATTAGCGAAGATAAGGCAAATCATGGATGGGAGACTTACCAAGCCAACCACTAAACAAGCGCTGAAACTCGCCATAGAATCTGGACTCGCATAA
- a CDS encoding EAL domain-containing protein, producing the protein MADQLQAIRESLLWILPCLMIISLTLFTASLGEFLFGNEEPWVKAVFELYHFVNELFPILLTAALAYILAMRWRLPRPPIALVLIVYLSIFDQLFGVRDTTVVFELLISLVTPLYAVPLIAYIYSLRWMKFVTNNHLGRIVKESLNLILPSIIVGIIVLTVNSSLIIAIEATNVSNLFSIEYSDSPLGFGAIFAMVNSMFWFVGIHGYYALLPMVDVLQSAVDSAHYQMELQGTTEFIINHSSMAVFTFLGGAGATLGLVLALLFFSNNKAFRLIALASLPLGMLNINEVLLFGLPIIFNPRLFIPFFLAPVINTVIAYLVIGGGWVSVPITNMPFSSPVFFNAWIVTQGDMNACLLQLFNIFVSCLVYAPFVLMLNRTTSDRTILFSSLDTTYSRRAEEAHTLSDDRVSQMVTAQKQQQDLELKLHTFSDKEFCLHYQPQVCRVTGQVVGCEALIRSVDKNGNIEYPGSFLPAFEQAGLMKDIDRWAVIQTVHDLKIAIAEGWAIPTSVNLTPETILDSELMKQIAGYISRVGEYVHVEITEESLLRDREKVSSALHALHKVGAKICIDDFGSGYSSLSYLSMFDVDVIKIDRTFMTTLENAKGQKVFNGLISVAQDLNLAVVAEGVETETQLERIPLRNHLAIQGWYYSKSLPHQALREYIASRNANNVDMTLEQT; encoded by the coding sequence ATGGCAGATCAGCTTCAGGCGATCAGGGAGAGCTTGCTGTGGATATTGCCGTGCTTGATGATCATTTCATTGACGCTATTCACGGCTTCTTTAGGGGAGTTCCTCTTTGGCAATGAGGAGCCGTGGGTCAAAGCGGTGTTCGAGCTTTACCACTTCGTTAATGAACTCTTTCCGATATTATTGACCGCAGCACTCGCCTACATTCTTGCCATGCGTTGGCGCTTACCACGTCCTCCAATCGCTTTAGTTTTAATTGTTTATCTCTCCATTTTTGACCAACTGTTTGGTGTTCGTGACACCACGGTCGTGTTTGAACTGCTGATCTCGTTAGTTACCCCTCTGTATGCGGTTCCTCTCATCGCCTATATCTACAGTTTGCGTTGGATGAAGTTTGTTACTAACAATCATTTAGGCAGAATAGTTAAAGAGTCACTCAATTTAATTTTGCCTTCTATTATTGTGGGCATTATTGTCCTAACGGTTAACTCAAGCTTGATCATAGCGATCGAGGCGACCAATGTGTCGAATTTATTCTCGATAGAATATAGTGACTCGCCGTTAGGGTTTGGTGCCATATTCGCGATGGTCAACTCGATGTTTTGGTTTGTTGGTATCCACGGCTACTACGCCTTGTTGCCGATGGTTGATGTGTTGCAGAGTGCGGTTGATTCGGCGCACTACCAAATGGAACTCCAAGGCACGACCGAGTTTATTATTAACCATTCTTCGATGGCGGTATTTACTTTTCTTGGCGGAGCAGGGGCAACATTAGGTTTAGTGTTAGCTTTGCTTTTTTTTAGTAATAACAAAGCATTCCGTTTAATTGCCTTGGCGAGCTTACCTTTGGGTATGCTGAATATTAATGAAGTATTACTGTTCGGTTTGCCGATTATTTTTAATCCGCGCTTATTTATTCCCTTTTTCCTTGCACCAGTGATTAATACGGTGATCGCTTATTTGGTGATTGGTGGCGGATGGGTTTCTGTTCCTATTACTAACATGCCTTTTAGTAGCCCGGTATTTTTTAATGCATGGATTGTCACTCAAGGGGACATGAATGCTTGTTTATTGCAGTTATTTAATATTTTTGTTTCTTGTTTAGTCTATGCGCCATTTGTCTTGATGCTTAATCGTACGACCAGCGATCGAACGATCTTATTTTCTTCGTTAGACACCACCTATTCACGCCGTGCTGAAGAGGCGCATACCTTAAGCGATGACCGTGTTTCTCAAATGGTCACTGCACAAAAGCAGCAGCAGGATCTGGAGCTAAAGTTACACACCTTTAGTGACAAAGAGTTTTGTTTGCACTATCAACCTCAGGTTTGCCGTGTAACCGGACAAGTGGTGGGATGTGAGGCTCTGATCCGGTCGGTAGACAAAAACGGTAATATCGAATATCCCGGTTCATTTTTGCCCGCTTTCGAGCAAGCGGGCTTGATGAAAGACATTGATCGTTGGGCGGTGATTCAGACCGTTCATGACTTGAAAATTGCCATCGCAGAAGGGTGGGCGATTCCTACCAGCGTGAATTTGACACCAGAAACCATATTGGACTCGGAGTTAATGAAGCAGATTGCGGGCTACATCAGTCGTGTTGGTGAATATGTTCATGTTGAGATCACCGAAGAGTCGTTACTGAGAGATCGTGAGAAGGTTTCTTCTGCTCTGCACGCTTTGCATAAAGTAGGAGCGAAAATCTGTATTGATGACTTTGGCTCTGGCTATTCATCCTTGAGCTATCTATCGATGTTTGACGTTGATGTGATCAAGATTGATCGAACCTTTATGACTACGCTAGAAAATGCAAAAGGGCAGAAAGTCTTCAATGGACTCATCAGTGTCGCACAAGATCTCAACTTAGCGGTCGTTGCTGAAGGTGTTGAGACCGAGACACAGTTAGAACGCATCCCTTTACGTAATCATCTTGCCATTCAAGGCTGGTATTACAGTAAGTCACTGCCACATCAAGCACTGCGAGAGTATATCGCAAGTCGTAATGCGAACAATGTCGACATGACACTAGAACAAACCTAA
- a CDS encoding ABC transporter substrate-binding protein has product MTRLFTLLSTLLLTFTASATDNWQMVTDQAKGQTVYFHAWGGSQEINNYLRWAAGEIEDKYDVTLKHVKVTDIAETTSRLIAEKAAAKNNGGSVDLVWINGENFKSMKNNGLLYGPFVEKLPSWQFVDKSLPVDSDFTEPTLGLEAPWGVGQLVFIHDAARLNNPPQSFAELLSYANAYPNRLSYPRPPEFHGTSFLKALLIELTNNDPSLSQPVEQADFSLITQPLWQYLDDFHKVAWRQGKQFPSSSSEMTQLLDDGQIDLAITFNPNAVFSAQATGKLAPSTATYAMNAGALSNIHFLAIPWNATASEGAQVVINFLLSPEAQSRKGDLNIWGDPSVLENQYLKGSAKNTKLFKSIAEPHPSWQVALEKEWLQRYGN; this is encoded by the coding sequence ATGACAAGGCTGTTTACCCTTCTCTCTACTCTTCTGCTCACCTTCACGGCTTCGGCTACGGATAACTGGCAGATGGTCACCGATCAAGCCAAAGGTCAAACCGTCTATTTTCACGCTTGGGGCGGTAGCCAAGAAATTAATAATTACCTTCGCTGGGCGGCAGGTGAAATTGAAGATAAATATGACGTCACTCTAAAACACGTTAAAGTGACTGATATCGCTGAAACCACTTCGCGCCTTATCGCAGAAAAAGCGGCTGCCAAAAATAACGGCGGTAGTGTTGATCTAGTTTGGATCAACGGTGAAAACTTTAAGTCGATGAAAAACAATGGTCTACTTTACGGACCGTTTGTCGAAAAACTACCGAGTTGGCAGTTTGTCGATAAATCGCTACCTGTCGACAGTGATTTTACCGAACCAACGCTAGGTCTAGAAGCGCCTTGGGGTGTTGGGCAGTTAGTCTTTATTCACGATGCGGCGCGATTGAATAATCCACCACAATCTTTTGCCGAACTGTTGAGCTACGCTAATGCTTACCCGAATCGTCTCAGCTACCCTCGCCCGCCAGAATTTCATGGTACTAGCTTCTTAAAAGCACTACTTATTGAACTGACTAATAATGACCCAAGTTTAAGCCAACCTGTTGAGCAAGCGGACTTTTCTCTTATCACTCAACCTTTATGGCAATACCTCGATGATTTTCACAAAGTTGCGTGGCGCCAAGGTAAGCAGTTTCCATCTAGCTCTTCAGAAATGACCCAGCTGCTCGATGATGGACAAATTGATCTCGCGATCACGTTTAATCCAAATGCGGTATTTTCTGCACAGGCTACCGGCAAGCTAGCACCAAGCACCGCCACTTATGCGATGAACGCTGGCGCGCTGTCTAATATCCACTTTCTCGCCATTCCTTGGAATGCTACTGCGTCAGAGGGGGCGCAAGTGGTGATTAACTTCTTATTGAGCCCTGAGGCGCAATCTCGTAAAGGTGACCTAAACATTTGGGGTGATCCTTCAGTATTGGAAAATCAATACCTTAAGGGTTCAGCAAAAAATACCAAGCTGTTTAAATCCATCGCAGAACCGCACCCTAGCTGGCAAGTCGCATTAGAAAAAGAGTGGCTTCAACGATATGGCAATTAA